From a region of the Triticum aestivum cultivar Chinese Spring chromosome 7D, IWGSC CS RefSeq v2.1, whole genome shotgun sequence genome:
- the LOC123165371 gene encoding RING-H2 finger protein ATL46, with product MAEAVSSSPGSPAAAAAAAYPYPVARRLHGAFVARDELPYSYPAAAAAPPPPAPLPQAQQGSSGGGGGKISPAVLFIIVILAVVFFISGLLHLLVRLLMKKQHRRRGGSAAAAAQGPGEADAALQRQLQQLFHLHDSGLDQAFIDALPVFSYREIVVGGGGGDKEPFDCAVCLCEFDAEDRLRLLPLCGHAFHLNCIDTWLLSNSTCPLCRGVLFAPGLTAENNPMFDFDEGLEEGRLSECCEDGFGLPAQKSSEGLQTPVAEKRVFPVRLGKFKNVGTQGAVEGGHGDSAVLRREEGESSSSSLDARKCFSMGTYQYVLGTSELQVALQPGRTRNGAMRSRPPGISCVNADIMEGKKICAWNKGESFSMSKIWQWSNLKGKLPASSDDCSEAGSLPWMKRGGTGDKLNL from the coding sequence ATGGCTGAAGCGGTCTCGTCCTCGCCCGGAtcccccgcggcggcggcggcggccgcgtacCCGTACCCGGTGGCGCGCCGCCTCCATGGCGCCTTCGTCGCCAGGGACGAACTCCCGTACTCATACCCCGCTGCCGCtgctgcaccgccgccgcccgcgccgctgccgCAGGCGCAACAGGGTTCCTCCGGCGGGGGAGGCGGCAAGATTAGCCCCGCGGtgctcttcatcatcgtcatcctcgcggtGGTGTTCTTCATCTCCGGCCTGCTCCACCTCCTCGTGCGGCTGCTCATGAAGAAGCAGCACCGCCGCCGAGGCGGGTCGGCTGCCGCCGCGGCGCAGGGGCCCGGGGAGGCCGACGCGGCGCTGCAGCGCCAGCTGCAGCAGCTGTTCCACCTTCACGACTCTGGCCTGGACCAGGCCTTCATCGACGCGCTGCCCGTCTTCTCCTACCGGGAGATcgtcgtgggcggcggcggcggcgacaaggaGCCCTTCGACTGCGCCGTGTGCCTGTGCGAATTCGATGCCGAGGACAGGCTCCGGCTTCTGCCGCTCTGCGGGCACGCCTTCCACCTGAATTGCATCGACACATGGCTGCTGTCCAACTCGACGTGCCCGCTCTGCCGCGGGGTGCTCTTCGCCCCAGGGCTGACAGCCGAGAACAACCCGATGTTCGATTTCGATGAGGGGTTGGAGGAAGGGCGGCTGTCGGAGTGCTGCGAGGATGGTTTCGGATTGCCCGCGCAGAAGTCCTCGGAGGGGTTGCAGACGCCGGTCGCCGAGAAAAGAGTGTTCCCGGTGAGGCTCGGCAAGTTCAAGAACGTGGGCACCCAGGGTGCTGTTGAAGGCGGACACGGCGATTCTGCTGTGCtgaggagggaggaaggagagagcagcagcagcagtttggATGCAAGGAAATGCTTCTCTATGGGCACCTACCAGTATGTTCTTGGGACTTCTGAGCTTCAGGTGGCtctccagccgggccgaacaagaaATGGTGCGATGAGATCAAGACCTCCGGGTATAAGTTGTGTGAATGCCGACATTATGGAAGGAAAGAAAATTTGCGCATGGAACAAAGGGGAGAGCTTCTCCATGTCGAAGATTTGGCAGTGGTCTAATCTGAAGGGCAAGTTACCGGCCAGCTCAGATGATTGTTCAGAAGCGGGGAgccttccatggatgaagagaggTGGCACCGGGGATAAATTGAACTTGTGA